GATTATACGCACCGGAAAATTGTAATTCTTTTTTGTGTAGATCAATTAAACAGAGCGCTATATCCATACCGTCTCTTGCTTCCCCTTCCTTTCCTTTTTGTTTTAAGGCATTAACTATACCATCGTTCAATGCGCCCAATATTTTTGCTGCATCTGTAATTCCTTTATTATTTATTACTTCATTTAACAGATCATGCCCAATCACGCTCATAAATGCTCCAGGTACACCATGGCCTGTGCAATCTACTGCGGCTATGATAATAGCCCCCCTACCAGCCCCCTCTAAATTCCCCTCGCCACTACTCCTTGCCGAATCGGTGAATATGTGAATCGGTGAATCGGTGAATTGTTTCTTTTTTCTTCTCTCCGTTTCTCCGATTCCTCGTTTCTCCGATTCAGGGGGGCTTGGAATTAGAGGGGGGCTGAACCAATAAAAATCTCCACTCACAATTGCTTTGGGCTTAAAGAGAATAAAAGAGTGTGGTAAAACAGTTTGAATTTCTTCAGGATCCGGAAAGATTGCTTCCTGAATTTGTTTTGCATAATTGATGCTGTCTGTAATGTCTGTATTCTTCTGCTTTATTATTTCTTCAGCATTTTTTCTCTCTGTGATATCAGTATCTATAGCCACCAATTTCTTCAATGTCCCATTTTCGATAATGGGCGTAAGTGTAGTCTGTACCCATATCTCGTTGCCATCTTTGGTGCTATTCTTTACTTCATACACTACCGAACTCTTTTTATTAATACAATTATCAATCACTTGTTTTATTTCAGGATTATTGCTCATTTCCATCATTGTTTCCCCTTTTTCTTTTTTAAATTCCTCCAGAGTGTAACCCATCATTTTTGCGAAACCTTCATTAGCCCATTCCAATTTTCCTGCCGCATTAGCGATTAATACTGCGTTATCAGTTTTGCTCGCCACAATAGAGAGTTTTTCTAATTCCTTCTTTTGCCTTGAAATCTCTTGAGTTCTGATCTTAACTTTTTGTTCAAGTAATCTTTTTTCCCGTTTCAGGTTTCTTTCACGTATCTTAATGTAGCTAATAATACCTCCTAAGCCTGTAAATCCAAATCCTAAATAAAACCATAATGTCTGCCACCAGGGGGGGGAAATATTAAAGCTAAATATTGTTGGCTTTTTATTCCATATTCCATCATTATTGCAGCTTTTTACTATAAAGGTATACTCTCCATGAGGCAAATTTGAATAGGTGGCTTCTTTTCTTTGTGTAATGGGCGACCAATTTTTGTCAAATCCTTCTAATTTCCATTGATATTTTACTTTTTCCGGTATTGTTAAGCTGATACCAATAAATTGAAATGTCAAATGATTTTGATCATGGGGAAGATCTAAGCCTAGAGGCAAACCGGTTTGATAGCTTATTGTATCAGAATAACCAGACCAGTTAAAATCCTCAAAGAAGAGCTGCAATTTGGTGATATGGGTAAGCGGCTCTGTTTTGTTGGATATATCCAATTTAGGATCATATTTAATGGCTCCTTCAACAGTGCCAAACCAGATATTTCCATTGCTATCCTTATATACAGCATTATGACTTGTCTCAATTCCTCTGAAACCTTCTAACTTTCCAAAGTGCTTCACCTTTTTAATAGGACTTGCTTTGATATAAAATTTATCAATTCCTTTATTAGTACCTACATATAAATAGCCATTATCATCAAATATCATTAAATAAGGAGTATCTGAACTTAAGCCATCCCTGGTAGAATAATTTCTAAAGGTACCTTTCGGACCGATATATGAAGGATATGTATATTTAGATATTCCATGGACTGTTCCAAACCACAAACTACCCTCATTATCTTCAACTATTGACAGGATGTAATTATTTGGTAAACCGTCATCAGTAGTAAAATTTTCAAAAATAATACTATCATTCTCAAAAGATGAAACTTTACACCTTGAAAGACCATTTGATGTGCCGATCCAAAGATTACCTTTGTTATCCTCGCATATTGCTTTAATAGAATTAGCCGTTAGGCCATCATCAGTAGTATAGCTTTTAAATTTGCTCATACTACCGTTCAAGTTGAGTTTGGAAAGACCACCAAAGGTGCCTGCCCACAAATTTTGCTGACTATCCTCAAAAAGTACCATGACTGATGTTACAGGTGCACCTGGTGGGGCTAATAATCCATCTTTTTGGCTGTAAATTTTAATTACAGGTTTCCCACCTTTCGTTTTGGGTAGTGTATATTTTACCAGGCCGTCACGTGTTCCGATCCAAACGCTGCCTTTGGAATCTGAGAGCATTGACCAAATAGAGTTACTGGCTCCAAAGTACCCTGGCATAAAAATTTCAAAACCTTGATATTTGGCTGGATTATGCATGGTAAGATATGCTGGATTAGTATGAATTGGATGAAATTTTGCAATTCCGGCTACTGTACCAAACCAAATATTGCCCTTTATATCTTCTGTAATTGCCCTAACATTGTCGCTACGCATTCCATGCAATGTAGTATATGTTAAAAACATTTTACCTTTATACTGTGTTATTCCTTTTCCGTAGTTTCCCATCCATATATTACCTTCCCTATCTTCACACATCGAGAGAGCTACACCTCTTGCAAACCCGTTTAAGTGACTAAATCGTTCATGATTCTTTCCATCAAATTTGATGGCAAGTGCAGATCCTCCACTTGACCAGATATTACCTTTCCGGTCTTGCAATAATGCCCAAATATTACCCAACATTTCTGGTGTGGATAGTGTTAAGCTTTCAAGCTCCTGCAATAAATTTGAAGAATAATTTACTATCACTTTTGATATCCTGTCATAGAGAGCAATCCACAAAAAACCATCTTTATCTTCCAATATTTTGCTCACGCTTTGAGGAGCATTCGCATTTTCAAGAGTGTAATTTTCAAACATATACAAAGGCTTCTTGCGATTACCAGCTATTTCGCTGCTGATCTGTATGAGTTTCGAAATACCATTTCTTGTAGCAAACCATATATTTCCTGCCCGGTCCTCAATAATATCATTAATGGTATTGTTGGCAAGTCCATCTTTGGAAGTAAAATTATCAAGGTAGCTATTAAACTCTGAGCCATCACGGGTTTTTAGAAATGGAGCATTTGATGAAAGTTTTGAAATACCCTCTGTTGTCCCAAACCAAATATTGCCTTTGGAATCTTCAAAAATGGCGCTGATGCTGTTACCGATCAGCCCGTCATCAGTGGTTATGCTAACAATGTTGATAGAGTCAGCTTTGTATGAAGATTTAGGATGAAAAGTAGAAATTCCCATGTTGGTTCCAATCCAGATATTTCCTCGTTTATCCTCCATTATTTTTGAGGTACGGTTTGTGATAAGCCCTTCATAGGTAGTGTAATTTTTAAAACTCCTGCCATCATATTTTGATACGCCTCCATCAGTTGCCATCCAGATATTACCATCTCTATCCTGGATGATGTCGTAGACGGTAGCTTGTGCCAAACCATCTTCTACTGAGTAGATGCGGGTATTGTGGAGTTGGGCCTTTAATTTCACCCCGTTAGATAATATTAATAAAACTAATAATATTGATAGTAATTGTTTCATCTTAAAATATTTCTATTTTTTCTTTTAACAAAATAGGAATTGTGGTATTGATACTCCCTCCACGAGTCATTTGCAGTGCATTTGCATGCAAAACATCCATGATCGGGTTATCATCAGTGAGTATGATCCCTTCACTAAAATCATAATCATCAATAAATATATTTTGACCTGTGAGGAAACTAAATGGGTCAGCAAACCTATCCCGTCTTTCAAATGAATACGAAGTTAAATCAATACCACCTTTACCGGCAGGCTTCATGCTAGCAAAAAACATTAATTCAGAAATTAGTTTCCAGTCATTTTGGGTGTTAATAAGCTTGTGATAAAACCCTGATTTTTGCAATGTTTTACCAATTGACTTTGCGGCTAAATCATGTTCGCCTTCAAGTACATTTTGATAATGAAGAAAAACGATACCGTCATCATTTAAAATAGATTGTAGCTCTTTAAAACACTCTACAGTATAAACATTAGAGGGCTGATTTTCTCCGGCACTCATATCAAGGACGATAATATCATATTTCTTTTTACAGGTTCTAATATAATGCCGGGCATCATCGGTATAAACCTTTACATTGTGGGTCATATAAAAATGTTTCCAGGCAAGGTATTTCATCCTCCTGTCTATTTCCACTGCGTCAATATTAAATCCAAGGAAGTTGAGCTCATTTACAAGATTACCGCCACCCAATCCGCAGATCAACACCTTTGAACCTGCTGGTTTGAATGAGGAATAAAAGGCAATCCTGTGTATGTATTTCCACTGAGACCGGCCTGTTGGTATATGCATAAAGGTTTGGGATATATTATTGATGTGTAGGGAGCGTTTTTGTGTCTTTTTATCGTCTGCAATCATTACCTGCCCTAATAAACCATCGCTTCTGTGTACTATTTTTATGTGGGAATGTCGTTTTTGTTTTTTGGGATTTAAATAGGCAGCTGCTGTTATAAAAATAAAAAATATAATACCCAGTGTAACTAAGAATTTTCTGTTCATTATAAAATAGGATAAGGAAATAATTGCCAATACAACGACATTAGTTACGATACTTACTTTCAATCCATAAATTGGAAGAATATAAAATCCTGTTAAAAAAGTTGTTATTATACCGCCTGCTGTTGAAACAGCATAAACATTACCAGCAATATTACCTGCATTACTTATCTTTTCAGTAATTAATTTGATTATAACCGGTGATGTCATCCCAAAACAGACCAAGGGTGGAAACAGAAATGAAGTGCAAGAAATAATCCCGCCTGCCATATATCCCCAATCCAGCGTGCGTATCATTACAAGATTTCCCCAGAAAGGCATTATTACAACCAGCATCGTTGCAAGCAGCAATAAATAAAACAAAGTATTTGTTTGAGGGAATTTTTTAGAAACAAGACCACCTAAAAAGTACCCTGAGGTCAATCCGGCTAAGGTAATGCCAATAACAGATGTCCATACGTATAAAGAATTGCCATAAAAGGGCGCTTCCATTGCAGCTCCAAGCAATTCCACGTTCATTACAGAGGCTCCTTCTATAAAAGCGATCAGGTACAATATATTACCTGATAATGACTTTTTGTTATTTTCCATAATTAATACACAGATTACACAGATTTAAGACATATATTTGTAAAACTAATAGAAATCTTTGAAAAATTCAAATAGTGGCAAAAAAAAATTGCCACGAAGACACTAAGGCACAAAGAAACACAAAGATAATTTTAACCACAGATTACACAGATTTATTATAAAAAACTTTGTGAACCTTTGTGCCTTCGTGTCTTTGTGGCAAGATTTGTGGAAAAAATGAAAATCCTTGCTATCGGAAGAAATTATTTAAAACACATTGATGAGCTCGGCAACAAAAAAGCGGAAGAACCTGTTGTTTTTATCAAACCGGATACAGCGCTTTTAAAAGATAACGCATCATTCTTTTATCCGGATTTTTCTACTGAAATACACTATGAAGTAGAATTAATAATAAGAATTAATAAAGATGGCAAAAACATTGATAAAAGATTTGCCCGTAATTATTACAACGAAATTGGCGTTGGTATAGATTTTACCGCAAGGGACCTGCAGCAAAAAGCCAAGGAGAAAAGATTGCCTTGGACTTTGTCAAAAGGATTCAACGGTTCTGCTCCGGTCTCAAATTTTCTCCCGTTGGAAGAATTTGATGATATAAACAACATAGACTTTAGTCTTAAAGTTAACCATATACTCAAACAAAAAGGCAACAGCCAAAATATGATCTTCAGTTTTGACTATATTATCTCCTATATTTCAACATTTATTACCTTTAAAAAAGGAGATATTGTATTTACAGGTACACCCGAAGGCGTTGGTCCAATCCATATCGGTGACAAAATTGAGGCCTACATTGAGGATAAAAAGATGCTGGCGTTTGATGTTCGGTAGCGTAATAAGGAAATAAAGAAATTGGTTATTGGTTGGGTGGTCGGTTGGTTATAGTTGAATAGTTTTTAGTTCTGGTTTTATAGTTGTTTAGTTTGTTGCTCATCGTGCTCCTCCCGAGTACTCGGGACTGGTTTTAAAGGGTTGGAGTGGGGGTACGAATAATCTGGCAGCCTGCTATTCAGTCTCTATTCGTACCCCGACTACAACGCATAATCCCAGCAGAGTGGGAGCACGAGTAGCTACCGTTAAATGAAGCAAACCAAAAAACTAAAAAACTAAAACCAATAACTAAATAACCATAACTAAAAACTAACAAACTAATAACTAATGATAATGAAGCAATTATTTTCAACTCTATTTATTATAGTTATAATAACAAATATCTATGCTCAAACAACTATAACCGAGATAAAGCAAACATCTATCAATCTACGTGCCGGCTACCCGCAAGATTTCTTCCAGTTTCCCATTATGCCAAATCAACAAAATTTTTTATCCGGGAACATGGGAGAAATAAGGGGAGATCATTTTCATGCCGGCATTGATATCAGAACTGGCGGAAAAACAGGATTACCGGTATATGCGGTAGCGGATGGATATGTTTACAGGATCAAAATTTCTTCAGGAGGCTATGGAAATGTATTATACATTGCTCATCCTGCTCATCCCGAATCCCCGGGATCACCAAAAGGTTACATTAGTGTTTATGCCCATCTTGAAAAATTTGATGGGCCCATTGCAACTTATGTAAGGAAGAAGCAATATCAAAATGAAAGTTTTCAAATCGAATTATTTCCTGACGCCAGACAATTTCCAGTAAAAAAAGGTCAGCAAATCGGACTTTCAGGCAATAGCGGCTCATCAAGAGGCCCGCACCTGCATTTTGAAATAAGAGATGATACAGAAAAGGCATTAAATCCTTTGTATTTTGGTTTTGATGAAATAAAAGATAATATTCCACCACGTTTTTATAAAATAGCGCTTCGTACGTTAGATATCAGATCAAGAATTAATGGTGAATTTGGAAGGTTGCAATTTATACCAATAATCTCAGACAAAAGCTCCCTAAAAGAAGGAAATAAAGGAAATAGGGGAGAAAAAGAAGGAAAGCAGTCAGCGTATATTATAGAAGAAACGATTAATGTTACCGGCTTAATTGGTATTGAAATAGAATCTTACGATCAGGTAAATCGTTCAAGACGTAAAATGGGAGTAAACTTTATAGAGTTAATGATAGATGGTACACTATTATACCGTTATCATCTGGAAAAATTAAATTTCAACAAAACAAAAAATGTTAAAGTCCATATAGATTACGAAACAGCACTCAGAGAAAAGAGAAAATTTCAAAAATGTTACCTGGCAGATGGAAATGACTTAAAATGTTATCGTACGTTTGGTTTATTACCGGAACAGGCAGGACAAAAGGGGAAAATATTTATCAATGATACCCTGTTGCACGATGTAACGATCCGTATTTATGACGCTTATTATAATAGCGCTCAGATAAATTTAACTTTAAAAGGAGCGCCTTTAAAATTTGATATACACGGGCCTTTTCCACCACCATCTACTACCATCCGTTATAATGTGTTTGAAAATATTCTAAAAGTATCAGCAAAAGGTTTTTCTAATTATAATTCACCTGCACAAATATTTACCGGCAAATTTAAATACGAACTTGATGTAACCTATCATAAAAATAATGAAGTTGTCTGGTTGTGGGACTTACGTAAAGGCCTTCCCGATTCAATGGATCTTTGTGGTATTACAAAAAAAATGACTTTTACTGAAATCATACCTTCAAACACTGAATTTTATTTTGACAATGAAAAAATGAGCATCTATTTCCCCAAAAAAGCTCTTTTCGACACTTTATATTTACAAATCATCTCACCCCCCAAGTCTCCCTCTGCTAAAGGAGAGGGGGACTTCTCCGCCTTGCAAAGCAATATGGCGCATGAACAAATCTATGAGATCAATGACCCGGCTGTTCCATTATATAAAAATATTTACATTACTTTAAAGCCAAAGCGTGAGGTGTTTGATAAAGCCAAGACCCGTGTTTATTATATTGAGGGAAAGGACAAATACGCTTATACCGGGGGAGTTTGGCAAGACAATAAAATAAAATTCAAAACCCGGCATTTAGGTAAATTTGTTTTATTAGCAGACACTATAGCCCCCATAATCAAGGTAATTATTAAAAATAGTCAGGAAGTCAAAGTAAAGATTGACGATGATCTTTCTGGTATAAAAAGTTTTATTGCAAGGGTCAATGACAAATGGTTGTTAATGAATTATGACCACAAAAGTAAGCTGCTTTGGTCAGAAAGATCAGATAAAAAAGTACCGCTTAAAGGAGAATTTAAAATTACTGTAACAGATAATGCGGGAAATGTTAGAACACAGATTACACAGATTTGAGAGATAGATTAGGGTTAGCTGTTAGCTGTTAGCTGTTAGCTGTTAGCAATAGATTTGATAACACAAAATCAAAATGAAGAACTTTAGAAGATTGAAAATTTGGGAACGAGGAATGGAATCTGTTAGCTTTTAGCTATTAGCTTTTGGCTTTTAGCTAACAGCTAACAGCTTTTTGAACGGTTGCATGAAGAGCAACGCATGATCAACAGTTTCATTATTACACTGAAATTAACGGGCTAACCCTAACAGCTAACAGCTAACGGTTATTATCCAATATCTCACCCTGCGGGTGACCAGCCGAAGGCTGGCAATATCATACATCAAACATCCGGATTCCCATCATCCCAACAATATCCCTGCGATCGTAGCGGTAATCAGAGAGACAATGGCTCCTCCGAACATGGCTTTAAGCCCTATTTTAGCAAGGTCGGTTTTTCTCTTTGGAGATATGGCGCTGATACCACCGATCTGAATACCTATAGAAGCAAAATTGGCAAATCCACACAGGGCATAGGTTGATATAATAACGGCTCGCTGGCTTAAGACACCCTCCTGCATATAAGAGGTTAAGGTACCATAGGCAACAAATTCGTTCAGGGATAATTTAATTCCGATCAAATTGCCAACATAGGCGGCATCTTGCCAGGATACGCCCATCAAAAAGGCGATGGGCCTTAAAACAGTGCCAAAAAGCGTTCTTAATGATCCGGGAAAATAACCTGAATATTCTCCTTCTGCAGGAGACATACCACGTCCTACATAATCGTAATGTTCTCCGCTAAAAATTTTAAAATCTATCCAGTAATCAACTTTATTAAGGATTAGATCAGCAACAGCAATCAATGCAATAAAGCCAATTAACATACCACCAACGTTCACAGCTAACTTCAACCCGTCTGTGATACCATTGGTGGCCGCCTCAATAGGATTTTCTCCCACTTTAATATCGGGTAATTTTAGATCACCTGCTGTTTGTGAATGCTGCAGCTCAGGGTAGATTATTTTTCCAACAACCAAAGCCCCGGGTGCGGCCATAACACTTGCAGCAATAAGGTGTCCTGCAGGGATGCCCATTGCGATGTATCCTGCCAAAACGCCACCGGCTATGGTAGCAAAGCCGCCTACCATTATGGTTAAGAGCTCTGAGCGTGTCATGTTGTCAAGAAAAGGTTTGATCAAAAGAGGCGCTTCGGTTTGGCCTACAAAAATGTTAGCACTGCAGGAAAGCGTTTCTGCCCCACTGGTACCAATAGTCCATCGCATAAATTTACTTAATGCTTCAATAACTACTTGCATCAATCCAAAATAATAAAGTACGCTCATCAAACCACCAAAAAAGATGATTGTAGGCAGTACCTTAAAAGCGAACTGGAATCCAAATCCGGGCCAGAAAGAATTCGTGTCAGGGAAGAAGTAATTTGGGTCAGCTAAATTGCCAAATAAAAACTTTGCTCCATAATCTGAGAGGCTCAAAAAATAGGCAACCTTAGTACTGAGGGAATCAAAAATTCTCTGACCATGCAGATCATTTACAATCAGGTAAGCTACACCTCCGATAAGTAACAGTACCCCTGCATATTTTTTGATAACTGTGCTTAATTTGAAGGAGGTATTTTTCTTGAACTGATCTTTTAAGATAAAGATAATGATCAATGAAGTTAGTATACCCATCCCAACAAAGCTCCACCAATCATCTTTCAATACGATAACAGCAAACAGAAATTGCAGCCCTATTCCCCAGAAAATCTGTCTAAAATTTATTTTTCTTTTATGGTATGATAATAGCCATGCAATAAATAGAATGGAGATAAGGCCAACTACGTTGATGAAATTCATTAATAATTTAGTTTCTTTTACTCAACTCGTCCCTCACCCGTGCTGCGTTTTCATAATCTTCTTTTTTCACCGCATCATTCAGGAGCGCTTTTAATTGTTCGGCAGTCATATCTTTCAAATCCTTTACGCGAGGTGGTTGCGCTTTACGTATTTTTCTCTCGCTGAATTCCCCCTGTTCACTTTCAGGTTCTTCACTCAAAATGATACCGGCTTCTGACAAGATTTCCTCAAAAGTGTAAATGGGTACGTTGAAACGCAAGCCTATGGCGATGGCATCAGAAGGCCTGGCATCTATATCAAAAGTCTTCTTTCCGTTAGCACATACGATCTTAGCGAAAAAAATACCTTCTTTAAGGTTGGCAATGACTATCTCTTCAATAGAAAACTTGAATTTAAGAGCAAAAGATTTAAACAGGTCATGGGTCATAGGCCTGCTTGGAGTGATCTTTTCCATTTCAATAGCGATAGCTTGCGCTTCAAACATGCCAATGATAATGGGCAGCCTGCGGTTTCCTCCTTCCTCTCCCAAAACCAGCGCAAACGATCCTGTTTGAGACTGGCTTGACGAAAGCCCTAAAATTTCCAACTTTATTTTTTTATCCAATTTGTGAATTTGTTTTTGATTACGATACGAATAGGGTATAATGCTAATATACTAATTTATACTAATGATACGAATATTTTTACTCTGCTTCTTAATATAGATTTCTTTATTAGTATCATTAGTATTCATTCGTATATTAGCATTTTATTATTAGTATTATGATTATTTCTTCAATTTCTTAGCCGCTTCAATCAGCTTAGGTACTACCTGGAAAGCGTCTCCCACAATGCCATAATCGGCTGCTTTAAAAAACGGAGCTTCCGGGTCTTTATTGACCACTGCCATCACTTTGGAAGAATTTACTCCCGCTAAATGTTGTATTGCCCCGGATATTCCTATAGCCAAATATAAATTGGGGCCAACCGTTTTCCCGGTTTGGCCAACATGCTCATCTTCCGGCCGCCAGCCTGCATCAGACACAGGTTTGGAGCAGGCTGTAGCTGCTCCCAATAATTCAGCCAATTCTTCGATCATGCCCCAATTTTCAGCGCCTTTTAATCCCCTGCCGCCTGACACTACAATATCTGCCTCAGTGACTGACAATTTAGCTTTTGACTTTTTAACTTCTTTTACGGTTTCTTTGAAATATTTATCTTCTAACTTGGGTTCGTAGGTTTCTATTGAAGCCGAACCGCCTGATTCGGTGATCTTATATGAATTAGGTTTGACAGATAATATCTTAAATTCATTTAATAGCGCTACATATACGAAACCTTTACCTGAATATACGCTTCTTTTAACTACTAAACCTTTCTTTACTTCAGGAAGTTCCACTACACCTGCGCCATAGCTTGCGTTGAGCTTTGTCGCCAGGCGGGAGGCAATTGCCTGCCCGTTAAAAGTATGGGACAAGATCAAAGCTTTTGCCTGCTCTTTCTCTGCTATTTGAGCAATGGCAGATGCGTATCCCTGGAGCGAAAATTGTTTCAGCTTTTCGCTTTTTACGCTGATCACTTTTTGGGCTCCATATTTTCCGAGATCTTTCAGATCCGGATCGGATGCCAACCCGATTGAAATGGCAGTAACGTCTGCTTTTAGCAGACCAGCTACATCCGTGGCGTAAGTAATAGCCTCAAATGTAGCTTTTTTAAATACGCCATCCCAATTTTCTGCGAATACTAGTACGGACATTTTTTTGTTCAAATTTAATTAATTATGGATTTTTTTCTTACTCTTTTTTCTTTCTATCAAACGTTTTATTTTCTCTTGTACTTTTGTAAATAATTCATCTTTTACAAGGCTAAACTTTTTTACAATTCTTGCTTGGTGAATAGTAAAAAGTTTATGAGTTTTTATGATTGACCTTTCTGGAAGTGTACCTGTTTCTAAATCCCGGTTGGTTAAAGCAACTGAATAACTATCTTTATATTGACTGCTTGTAATTACACATACTATTACGTCTTCAAAATTCTTGTTATAATCATTATTAGAAATTATTAACACAGGTCGTTTTTTTGTTGCACTTAAATCGGAATATGGAAATGGCACAAGTACGATTTCCTTTTGTTTATAGTTTATCCCAGGCACTTTTTTCATTCTTCCAATTATCGTTGATTGAATATTCAGTTAAATCTTCAGTGTATTCTTTCATAAAAAGACCATATCTATCTTCATACAATAAGTCAATTAACCTATTGAACTTATCTAATAATTTTGTATCTTTTAAAAGCTCAACTCTTTTTTTAAGGTCCTGGTATTCACTTAATGGTATTTGTATCGTTTTCATAAAATATTTTTTTATAATTTAGTTTGTACAAAGATACGAAACTTTTTTCTTTATTAAGAATTGATGTTAAACTCATGGTCGTCTTTTTAAATGTGTGGCAACGTGCAGCGGTATGGCAAGTGCCTGACCTTCCGACCGTTACTTATTTATTTTGCTTGTAATAACTTTCAATTATATAAATTATTTACCAAATTGCAATAAGGGCATTTGCTATACTGCATGTTGGCGGTTCGTGCTTTTGTCATGTCATTCGTTAATACTAATTTTCTTATTGTCTCCGTGTCCATTAATTTTGATTTCCCCAACACGTTCTAAGGTTTTTAAATTCGCCCCAATACTACCAGATAGTTCATTTGTACAACCAAAATGCGAGACACATTTCTTTTTTAATTCTCCCCAGGTAACTATCTTCTCTTCTTGAATATAGTTAAGCATCTTATTTATCAAATTATTGGGATTTTCTAATTGCTTTTTGTAAGCAGCAAAATACTTAGGATGATTTTCCTTGGGAATTGTTTTGCGAGATTGATATCCTGTTTTCTCAGAATTATTGTCGGTACTTGATTTTTCTGGTGTAGTGAATAATCGTGAACTTTCTTGTAGCTTACCTGTGACAAATTTTTCTATTTCAGCAAATTCATAAGTATGTTCCGAATTTTCTAAGTCAGAGTTAAGAAACTCAATAAAGGTTTCTTTTAATCTGTTGGGATT
This genomic stretch from Cytophagales bacterium harbors:
- a CDS encoding electron transfer flavoprotein subunit alpha/FixB family protein, which codes for MSVLVFAENWDGVFKKATFEAITYATDVAGLLKADVTAISIGLASDPDLKDLGKYGAQKVISVKSEKLKQFSLQGYASAIAQIAEKEQAKALILSHTFNGQAIASRLATKLNASYGAGVVELPEVKKGLVVKRSVYSGKGFVYVALLNEFKILSVKPNSYKITESGGSASIETYEPKLEDKYFKETVKEVKKSKAKLSVTEADIVVSGGRGLKGAENWGMIEELAELLGAATACSKPVSDAGWRPEDEHVGQTGKTVGPNLYLAIGISGAIQHLAGVNSSKVMAVVNKDPEAPFFKAADYGIVGDAFQVVPKLIEAAKKLKK
- a CDS encoding type II toxin-antitoxin system PemK/MazF family toxin; protein product: MKKVPGINYKQKEIVLVPFPYSDLSATKKRPVLIISNNDYNKNFEDVIVCVITSSQYKDSYSVALTNRDLETGTLPERSIIKTHKLFTIHQARIVKKFSLVKDELFTKVQEKIKRLIERKKSKKKIHN
- a CDS encoding NupC/NupG family nucleoside CNT transporter, with product MNFINVVGLISILFIAWLLSYHKRKINFRQIFWGIGLQFLFAVIVLKDDWWSFVGMGILTSLIIIFILKDQFKKNTSFKLSTVIKKYAGVLLLIGGVAYLIVNDLHGQRIFDSLSTKVAYFLSLSDYGAKFLFGNLADPNYFFPDTNSFWPGFGFQFAFKVLPTIIFFGGLMSVLYYFGLMQVVIEALSKFMRWTIGTSGAETLSCSANIFVGQTEAPLLIKPFLDNMTRSELLTIMVGGFATIAGGVLAGYIAMGIPAGHLIAASVMAAPGALVVGKIIYPELQHSQTAGDLKLPDIKVGENPIEAATNGITDGLKLAVNVGGMLIGFIALIAVADLILNKVDYWIDFKIFSGEHYDYVGRGMSPAEGEYSGYFPGSLRTLFGTVLRPIAFLMGVSWQDAAYVGNLIGIKLSLNEFVAYGTLTSYMQEGVLSQRAVIISTYALCGFANFASIGIQIGGISAISPKRKTDLAKIGLKAMFGGAIVSLITATIAGILLG